In Dasypus novemcinctus isolate mDasNov1 chromosome 23, mDasNov1.1.hap2, whole genome shotgun sequence, the following proteins share a genomic window:
- the RAB26 gene encoding ras-related protein Rab-26 isoform X1, which produces MSRKKTPKSKGASAPAASALPAANGPRQARPGPEAPPHGAPQPGRPSLGGGGDFYDVAFKVMLVGDSGVGKTCLLVRFKDGAFLAGAFISTVGIDFRNKVLDVDGLKVKLQIWDTAGQERFRSVTHAYYRDAHALLLLYDVTNKASFDNTQAWLAEIQEYAQHDVVLMLLGNKVDSAQERAVKREDGEKLAKEYGLPFMETSAKTGVNVDLAFTAIAKELKQRFTKTSDEPRFRLHDYVRREGRGAACCRP; this is translated from the exons ATGTCCAGGAAGAAGACCCCCAAGAGCAAGGGGGCGAGCGCGCCCGCCGCCTCCGCACTGCCCGCCGCCAACGGGCCCCGGCAGGCGCGCCCCGGCCCCGAGGCGCCGCCGCACGGGGCCCCGCAGCCCGGCCGGCCCTCGCTTGGCGGCGGCGGCGACTTCTACGACGTCGCCTTCAAG GTGATGCTGGTGGGCGACTCCGGCGTGGGGAAGACGTGCCTGCTCGTGCGCTTTAAGGACGGCGCCTTCCTGGCGGGCGCCTTCATCTCCACTGTGGGCATCGACTTCCGG AACAAAGTTCTGGATGTGGATGGCCTGAAGGTGAAGCTGCAG ATCTGGGACACGGCTGGGCAGGAGCGGTTCCGCAGCGTCACCCACGCCTACTACCGAGATGCCCACG CGCTGCTGCTGCTCTACGACGTCACCAACAAGGCGTCCTTCGACAACACGCAG GCCTGGCTGGCGGAGATCCAGGAGTACGCCCAGCACGACGTGGTGCTCATGTTGCTGGGGAACAAG GTGGACTCTGCCCAGGAGCGCGCGGTCAAGAGGGAGGACGGAGAGAAGCTGGCCAAG GAGTACGGGCTGCCTTTCATGGAGACCAGTGCCAAGACGGGGGTCAACGTGGACTTGGCCTTCACGGCCATAGCGAA GGAGCTGAAGCAGCGCTTCACGAAGACTT
- the RAB26 gene encoding ras-related protein Rab-26 isoform X2, translating into MSRKKTPKSKGASAPAASALPAANGPRQARPGPEAPPHGAPQPGRPSLGGGGDFYDVAFKVMLVGDSGVGKTCLLVRFKDGAFLAGAFISTVGIDFRNKVLDVDGLKVKLQIWDTAGQERFRSVTHAYYRDAHALLLLYDVTNKASFDNTQAWLAEIQEYAQHDVVLMLLGNKVDSAQERAVKREDGEKLAKGAEAALHEDF; encoded by the exons ATGTCCAGGAAGAAGACCCCCAAGAGCAAGGGGGCGAGCGCGCCCGCCGCCTCCGCACTGCCCGCCGCCAACGGGCCCCGGCAGGCGCGCCCCGGCCCCGAGGCGCCGCCGCACGGGGCCCCGCAGCCCGGCCGGCCCTCGCTTGGCGGCGGCGGCGACTTCTACGACGTCGCCTTCAAG GTGATGCTGGTGGGCGACTCCGGCGTGGGGAAGACGTGCCTGCTCGTGCGCTTTAAGGACGGCGCCTTCCTGGCGGGCGCCTTCATCTCCACTGTGGGCATCGACTTCCGG AACAAAGTTCTGGATGTGGATGGCCTGAAGGTGAAGCTGCAG ATCTGGGACACGGCTGGGCAGGAGCGGTTCCGCAGCGTCACCCACGCCTACTACCGAGATGCCCACG CGCTGCTGCTGCTCTACGACGTCACCAACAAGGCGTCCTTCGACAACACGCAG GCCTGGCTGGCGGAGATCCAGGAGTACGCCCAGCACGACGTGGTGCTCATGTTGCTGGGGAACAAG GTGGACTCTGCCCAGGAGCGCGCGGTCAAGAGGGAGGACGGAGAGAAGCTGGCCAAG GGAGCTGAAGCAGCGCTTCACGAAGACTT